In the genome of Streptomyces sp. Q6, the window CCGCCACCGGAGAGGGTGCCCATGGTGGAGGCGCCGCCGCCGATGTCCGAGCCGTCGCCGACGACGACGCCCGCGGAGATGCGGCCCTCGACCATCGACGTGCCGAGCGTGCCGGCGTTGAAGTTCACGAAGCCCTCGTGCATCACCGTGGTGCCCTCGGCGAGGTGCGCGCCGAGGCGGACGCGGTCGGCGTCGGCGATGCGCACGCCCTTGGGGGCGACGTAGTCGGTCATGCGCGGGAACTTGTCGATGGACGTCACCTGGAGGTGCAGGCCCTCGGCGCGGGCGTTCAGGCGGACCTTCTCGACGTCGTCGACGGCGACCGGGCCGAGCGAGGTCCAGGCGACGTTGGCGAGGAAGCCGAACTGGCCGTCCAGGTTCACGCCGTGCGGCTTGACCAGGCGGTGGGAGAGCAGGTGCAGACGCAGGTACACGTCGTGCGCGTCCAGCGGCTTGTCGTCGACGGAGGCGATGACCGTGCGCACGGCCACGACCTCGACACCGCGCCGGGCGTCGGGACCGATCGCCTTGGCGGCCCCCTCGCCGAGCAGCTCGACGGCCTTCTCGGCGGAGAGCTTCTCGGTCCCGGCGGGGCCCGGCTCAGCGACGAGCTCGGGCGCGGGGAACCAGGTGTCGAGAACGGTGCCGTCGGCGGTGACGGTGGCAAGGCCTGCGGCGACGGCGCCGGTGGAACGAGGAGCAATGGTGTCGGTCATGGAGGCCAACCTAATCGGCGGGCCCCCGCCGAAGCGAACCGGCGGGGAGCCCGTCTCAGCAGCCGGGCCCCCTCGGTTTCCCTCTCCGTGGCTCACGGGCGCTGCCCCTTGCCATCGACGACGGCGGCGGCGAGCCGCGCGTCCCGGAGCATGCGGTCGCCCCCCTTCCGGACCTGGTCGGGCGTGCGATCGTCGTCGACCTTCGTGGTGGTCCGGTCACGGGTCCTCCGTCCGCGGACGGGCGCGAGCATGTCACCCCTTGTTCCCCACAGCCGCCTTGTTCCCCGCAGCCGCCGCAGCGGTTCACGCGCTCAGGGGATCAGCCGTGCCAGCATCTCCCGCGCGTACGGCGCGTCGAACTCTCCTCCGGTGAGCAGGACTTGGAGCGCGATGCCGTCCATCAGAGCGACCAGGGCGCGCGCGGTGACGGGATCGGTGCGGTCCGCCACGGCCTCGGCCAGTTCCTCGCACCACTCGGCGGCGACGGGCCGCAGCGCCGGCCTGCGCAGCGCGGCGAGGTACAGCTCGTACTCCAGCTCCACGCCGACGCGGTCCCCGGCGAGCCATTCGCCGAGCACGGCCGTCAGTTCGTCGGCGAGGTCGCGGTCCGGGTCGCGGAAGGCGCCGCGCGCGGCGACGATCTTGGCGAACCCCTCGTTGGCCTGCCGCAGCGCGGCCACCATCAGCTCGTCGAGGGTCGCGAAGTGGTACGTCGTCGAGCCCAGCGGCACATCGGCCTCGGCCGCGACGGTGCGGTGGCTGAGCCCGCCGATGCCCTTGCTGCCCACCACCCGGATCGCGGCGTCGATGATGCGCCGGCGACGGTCGGGGTCGTAGCGCCGGGCCATCAGTGGGCACCGCCCAGGTTCAGCAGGACGACGCCGCCGATGACGAGGGCGATGCCCGCGACCTTCGCCGCGGTCAGCCCTTCACCGAGGAAGATCATGCCGATCGCGGCGATGACGGCGGTGCCGGTGCCCGCCCAGATCGCGTACGCGGTGCCGATCTGGACGGTCTTCAGCGTCTGCGCGAGGAGCACGAACGCGATCACGTACCCGGTGACCGTGATCAGCGAGGGCCAGAGCCTGCTGAACCCCTCGCTGTACTTCATGGCCGTGGTGGCGGCCACCTCGGCGGCGATGGCACCGGCCAGCAGTACGTATCCCATGTGTACGAGGGTACATATCGTTGCGTACACCCGTACACAACGACGGGGTCGGCCTGATGCCGCCCTTCAGGCCGACCGCGTCACGCCCTGGAGCGCGCCGATACGGCTCGCACCTCTGGGGAACCTCGCCCACGGAGCGGCAGATGTCCCGTAGCCGCGTCTCCGGGTCGGCGACGAGGTCCTCGAACCGCACCTCGCGCCACCGCGAACTCCTCGGTCGGGTGCGCCACTTGTCGGCCGGATGCCTCACCTGCGCCCAGGTGGCGACGGCCTCGTGGAACCCGCTGTGCCCCCACGGCATCCGCAGCGGCGAGCCGACGCGGGCCCGTCCTCGGGCCCGCCGCTGGGCGGACCCGTGTCGCGGCCTGAGAATCCCGTACGAATCCCCCACCCGTGCCGGTGCACGCGCGTGGCTACGAGACCGTGAACCAGGCCGCCCGCGACTTCTTCCACTCGGCGTGCGTGAGGTCCTTGGCCTCGGTGCCGTCGCCGTACAGGTCGGCGGAGCCGCTGTCGGTGATCAGCTGCACCCGCTGCCCGGGGACGGACAGGTCGGGCACGGCGACGACGGACTCCCAGCCGCCCGGGTCGCTCGTCGGCAGGTCGGCGCGCTTGACGGGCGCGTGCCCGGCGACGCCGTCCCACTCGTACAGGGCGTACGGGTCGCTGTTGTCGTCGGCGGCCCAGCTGCCGGCCAGGATCAGGTACTGGTCGGCGGAGTTCTTGCGGAGGTCGCGGACCGACAGGCCGCCCAGGTCCAGCTCGATCGCCGTGCCGAAGACGGGGGCCGAACCGCTCGACAGGACCTTGTCGAAGTTGGTGACGGGCACGATCAGCGCCTTGCCCCCGTCCTTCGGCGGCACCAGCGGCGCCCGGAACCCGATGTACGCGGTGGACGTGGACCCCGGCGCGAATTCGAGGCCCTCGACGTTGAACCCGTCGATCTGCTTGGGCGCCTCGCCGTCGGCGGTACCCGCGGCGAACCCGTACCGGTCGCCGTTGGCCTCGTCCCACGCGACGAGCTGGTCGCGCAGCTTCTTGTAGGAGTGCGCGTACGACAGCTGGGTGGCGGAGCCGGTGGCGCTCACCGAGGTGGTGAAGACCGTGTTGCGCGGCGCCTTGTACTCGCCGTCCTTGTTGTTGCCGAGGGAGCCGGTCCAGTAGATGAGGTCGCCGACGCGTGCGGCGCCCTCGATGTCCACCTCCTTGCTGACGCCGAGCTGCGCGCTGAAGTCCCAGGTGCGCACCGGGGCGCCGGACCTGGACCGGTCGTACAGGCGCAGCACGTTGGACTCGTCGTCGGCGACGACGACGTAGCCGTCACCGACGTCGACGGCGGCGGAGGCGTCGCTGGACCCGGTGAAGTACCGCGCGTCGACGGCGTTCTGCACGGCGCCGGAGGCGGCGTAGTGCAGCGTCGTGGTCGCGGACGTCCCGCCGACTCCGGTGACCTTCAGGGTGAGATCGGTGTAGCCCCGTCCGCGCGCGGCGACCGAGACCGTACGGCTCGCGCCGGTGCCGCTGACGGTGACGTCGACCGGCTGGGCGACCGCGGTCCTGCTGCTGGCGCTCGCCGCGACGGTGAGCCGGGAGGCGTCGGCCCCGCTCTGTGCGATGTTCACGGTCACGGTCGGATCGTCCACGCCCCCGACGGCACCGCTCAGGTATCCGGTCGAGAGCGCGATCGTCGGCGTCGCCGAGGCCGCCGCGCCGGCCGGGTGGTTGCTGCCCATGGCGGCCAGCGTAAGAAGCCCGCACGCGACAGCAACGGCCGTTCGGCGTGAGCGCGGAATGTGATGCGGCACTGGGTACCTTTCGTCGACACGGTGTCGACCGGAACCCTCTTCCTCCTGCGCCAATCCGCGGTGACGGCCGTACGTACGGCGGCTGAACAGCATCGGACGACGAACGGCCCCGCCTCCGGGAGGCGGGGCCGTTCGGCCGGAACTGTCGGGTGGAACCCTCAGACGTTGAAGCCGAGCGCGCGCAGCTGCTCGCGCCCGTCGTCCGTGATCTTGTCCGGGCCCCACGGCGGCATCCAGACCCAGTTGATCCGCAGCTCGTTGACGATGCCGTCAGTGGCGGACTTCGCCTGGTCCTCGATGACGTCGGTCAGCGGGCAGGCCGCGGACGTCAGCGTCATGTCGATCGTCGCGATGTTCGCGTCGTCGATGTGGATGCCGTAGATGAGCCCCAGGTTGACGACGTCGATGCCCAGCTCGGGGTCGACGACGTCGTACAGCGCCTCGCGGACCTCCTCCTCGGAGGCCGGCTTCATCTCGACAGCGGTGTTCTCGCTCATGCGCTCTTCGCCTCCTCCGCGAAGGCCTGGGCCGTCGCGTCCTTCCACGCCATCCAGCTCAGGAGGGCGCACTTCACTCGGGCCGGGTACTTGGAGACACCGGCGAACGCGACCGCGTCCTCCAGGATCTCCTCCATCGAGTCGTCCGGCTCGATCTGGCCCTTGGACTGCATCAGCTCCAGGAAGGTCTCCTGGATCTGCCGCGCGTCGGACAGCTCCTTGCCGACCAGCAGATCGTTCAGGACGGAGGCCGATGCCTGGCTGATGGAGCAGCCCTGGCCCTCGTAGCTGACGTCCTCGATCGTCTCGCCGTCGTACTTGACGCGCAGCGTGATCTCGTCGCCGCACGTCGGGTTGACGTGGTGCACCTCGGCGTCGCCGTCCCGGAGACCGCGCCCGTGCGGGTGCTTGTAGTGGTCCAGGATGACTTCCTGGTACATGGAATCCAGCTTCACAGTCCCAGCCCTCTACCCGAAGAAGTTCCGAACGTGCTCCAGGCCGTCGACCAGAGCGTCGATCTCGCCGGGCGTGGAGTACAGATAGAACGACGCTCGCGTGGTCGCAGGAATTCCGTACCGCAGGCAGACGGGCCGCGCGCAGTGGTGGCCGACCCGGACGGCGATGCCCAGCTCGTCGAGGACCTGGCCCACGTCGTGCGGGTGGATGTCACCGAGCGTGAAGGAGATCGCGGCGCCCCGGTCCTCGGCCGTGGTGGGGCCGATGATCTTGAGGTCGGGTACCTCCTGGAGCCGCTTCACCGCGTACTCGGTGAGCACCTGCTCGTGGCGGTGGATGTTCTCCATGCCGATCGAGTTCAGGTAGTCGATCGCCGCTCCGAGCGCGATCGCCTGCGAGATCGGCGGCGTGCCGGCCTCGAACTTGTGCGGCGCGGGAGCGTACGTCGACGAGTGCATCGACACGGTCTCGATCATCTCGCCACCGCCGAGGAACGGCGGCAGGTCCTCGAGCAGCTCCTGGCGGCCCCACAGCACGCCGATGCCGGTCGGACCGCACATCTTGTGGCCGGTGAAGGCCACGAAGTCGGCCTGGAGCGCCTGCACGTCGAGCGGCATGTGCGGCGCGGCCTGCGAGGCGTCGATCAGGACCAGGGCCCCGACCTCCTGGGCGCGGCGCACGATGGCCTCGACCGGGTTGTGGGTGCCGAGGATGTTCGACACGAGAACGAACGAAACGATCTTCGTCTTCTCGGTGATGACCTCGTTGATGTTGCTCAGGTCGAGCCGGCCGTCATCGGTGAGGCCGAACCACTTCAGCTTCGCACCGGTGCGCTGCGAGAGCAGCTGCCACGGAACGATGTTGGAGTGGTGCTCCATCTCCGTGATGACGATCTCGGTCTCGTGATCGACCTTGTACGGCTCGTCGGCCCAGCCCAGCATGTTGGCAACGAGGTTGAGCGACTCCGAGGCGTTCTTGGTGAAGATGACCTCGTCGCGGCTCGGCGCGTTGATGAACGCGGCGACCTTGTCGCGCGCGCCCTCGTACAGCGCCGTGGCCTCCTCGGCGAGCACGTGCACGCCGCGGTGGACGTTGGCGTTGTGCTGTGTGTAGTACTCGTCGACGGCGTCGAGGACCTGGCGCGGCGTCTGTGACGTCGCCGCGTTGTCCAGGTAGACGAGCTTCTTGCCGTCGTGGAGCACCCGGTCGAGGATCGGGAAGTCCTTGCGGATCGCCTCGGTGTCGAGGAGGCCCGGCAGCTGTGTCACGCGACTGCACCTCCTGAGTTCACTCCGTTCACGGGGCCACCCTTCGTGTACTTCTCGTAGCCCTCGGCCTCGAGGGTGTCGGCCAGCTCGGGGCCACCGGACTCGACGATCTTGCCCGCCGAGAAGACGTGCACGAAGTCCGGCTTGATGTAGCGCAGGATGCGCGTGTAGTGCGTGATCAGCAGGGTGCCGACCTCACCGGTCTCACGGACGCGGTTGACGCCGTCCGAGACCTGGCGCAGGGCGTCGACGTCGAGGCCGGAGTCGGTCTCGTCGAGGATCGCGACCTTCGGCTTGAGGAGCTCCATCTGGAGGATCTCGTGGCGCTTCTTCTCACCGCCGGAGAAGCCCTCGTTCACGTTGCGCTCGGCGAAGGCCGGGTCCATCTGGAGGGTCTCCATCGCGGACTTGACCTCCTTCACCCAGGTGCGCAGCTTGGGGGCCTCGCCGCGGATCGCGGTGGCCGACGAGCGCAGGAAGTTGGAGACCGAGACGCCGGGGACCTCGACCGGGTACTGCATGGCCAGGAAGAGGCCGGCGCGGGCGCGCTCGTCGACGGACATCTCGAGGACGTCCTCGCCGTCGAGGGTGACGGTGCCCTGCGTGATCGTGTACTTGGGGTGACCCGCGATGGAGTAGGCGAGAGTCGACTTGCCGGAGCCGTTGGGGCCCATGATGGCGTGCGTCTCGCCCTGCTTCACGGTGAGGTCGACGCCCTTGAGGATCTCCTTCGTGGCGTTGTCGGCCTCGACGGTGACGTGCAGGTCTCGGATTTCAAGCGTTGCCATGGGTGCCTCAGGACTCCTGGGAAAGGGAGACGAGCACGTCGTCCCCTTCGATCTTTACGGGGTATACGGGGACGGGGCGCGTCGCGGGAAGGCCGGACGGCTTGCCGGTGCGGAGGTCGAACGCGGAGCCGTGCAGCCAGCACTCGATCTGGCAGTCCTCCACCTCGCCCTCGGAGAGCGAGACGTTCGCGTGCGAGCAGATGTCGTTGATCGCGAACACCTCGCCCTCGGTGCGGACGACCGAGACCGGCGTGCCGTCGAGTTCCACCCGCTTCGGGGTGTCCTCCTCCAGCTCGCCGAGGCCGCAGACGCGTACGAAGGCCGACATCAGACCGAAGCCTCCAGCTCGGTCGCGATCTTCTCGAGCAGCCGCTCCTCGATGTCCGGGACACCGATCTGCTGGACCAGCTCGGCGAAGAAGCCGCGCACGACGAGGCGACGGGCCTCGTCCGCGGGGATGCCGCGGGCCATCAGGTAGAAGAGCTGCTCGTCGTCGAAGCGGCCGGTCGCGGAGGCGTGACCGGCGCCGACGATCTCGCCGGTCTCGATCTCCAGGTTCGGCACGGAGTCGACGCGGGCGCCGTCGGTGAGAACCAGGTTCCGGTTCAGCTCGTACGTGTCCGTGCCCTCGGCGGCGGCCTCGATGAGGACGTCACCGATCCACACGGCGTGCGCGTCCTGGCCCTGGAGAGCGCCCTTGTAGACGACGTTCGACTTGCAGTGCGGCTGGTTGTGGTCGACCAGGAGGCGGTGCTCCTGATGCTGGCCCGCGTCGGTGAAGTAGAGGCCGATCAGCTCGGCCTCGCCGCCGGTGGCCGCGTACTGGACGCGCGGGTGCAGGCGGACGACGTCACCGCCGAAGGTGACGACGACGGACTTGAAGGAGGCGTCCCGGCCGACGAGCGCGTTGTGCTGCGCGACGTGGACGGCCTTGTCGTCCCAGTCCTGGACGGAGACGACGGTCAGCTTCGCGCCGTCGCCGAGCAGGTAGTCGACGTTGGCGGCGAGCACCGCGTCACCGGTGTGGTCGATGACGACGACGGCCTCGGCGAAGGCGCCGAGCTCGATGACCTGGTGGCCGTAGGCGACGCCGCCCTCGCCGTGCACGGCGATCCGGATCGGCTCGCTGAGCACGGTCTCCTTGGGCACGGAGACGACGGACGCCTTCTCGAAGACCGAGTACGCCTGGGCGGCGACGCGGTCCACGGGCTTGCCCGCCTTGCCGATGCGGGCGTCGTCCCGGCCGACGGTCTCGACGGTGACGCCGGCCGGCGCCTGGACGTCGACCTTCACGCCGGTGCCGGTGGCGACGGCGGTGCCGTCGTGCAGACCGCGCAGCCGCTCCAGCGGCGTGAACCGCCACTCCTCCTCACGGCCGTGCGGGACCGGGAAGTCCTGCACGTCGTAGGAGGGCGGCGCGCTCATGCGCGTGGCGACGGTCGACTCTGCGGCCACCGCGATGGTTCCGGCGGTCGTGGATCCGGCCGGGATGTTCTGAGCCTCAGCCATGGCTGTCGTAGCGCTCTCTTTCTTACGTAAGGGGGCTGATGGACGGTTCGGGCGGCGTCAGCCGACCGAGCCCTCCATCTGCAGCTCGATCAGCCGGTTGAGCTCGAGGGCGTATTCCATGGGCAGCTCCTTGGCGATCGGCTCGACGAAGCCGCGCACGATCATCGCCATGGCCTCGAACTCGCTCAGGCCGCG includes:
- the sufD gene encoding Fe-S cluster assembly protein SufD; this translates as MAEAQNIPAGSTTAGTIAVAAESTVATRMSAPPSYDVQDFPVPHGREEEWRFTPLERLRGLHDGTAVATGTGVKVDVQAPAGVTVETVGRDDARIGKAGKPVDRVAAQAYSVFEKASVVSVPKETVLSEPIRIAVHGEGGVAYGHQVIELGAFAEAVVVIDHTGDAVLAANVDYLLGDGAKLTVVSVQDWDDKAVHVAQHNALVGRDASFKSVVVTFGGDVVRLHPRVQYAATGGEAELIGLYFTDAGQHQEHRLLVDHNQPHCKSNVVYKGALQGQDAHAVWIGDVLIEAAAEGTDTYELNRNLVLTDGARVDSVPNLEIETGEIVGAGHASATGRFDDEQLFYLMARGIPADEARRLVVRGFFAELVQQIGVPDIEERLLEKIATELEASV
- the dapD gene encoding 2,3,4,5-tetrahydropyridine-2,6-dicarboxylate N-succinyltransferase: MTDTIAPRSTGAVAAGLATVTADGTVLDTWFPAPELVAEPGPAGTEKLSAEKAVELLGEGAAKAIGPDARRGVEVVAVRTVIASVDDKPLDAHDVYLRLHLLSHRLVKPHGVNLDGQFGFLANVAWTSLGPVAVDDVEKVRLNARAEGLHLQVTSIDKFPRMTDYVAPKGVRIADADRVRLGAHLAEGTTVMHEGFVNFNAGTLGTSMVEGRISAGVVVGDGSDIGGGASTMGTLSGGGNVRIVIGERCLVGAEAGVGIALGDECVVEAGLYVTAGTRVTMPDGEIVKARDLSGASNILFRRNSVTGTVEARPNNAVWGGLNEILHSHN
- a CDS encoding DUF3616 domain-containing protein, with protein sequence MGSNHPAGAAASATPTIALSTGYLSGAVGGVDDPTVTVNIAQSGADASRLTVAASASSRTAVAQPVDVTVSGTGASRTVSVAARGRGYTDLTLKVTGVGGTSATTTLHYAASGAVQNAVDARYFTGSSDASAAVDVGDGYVVVADDESNVLRLYDRSRSGAPVRTWDFSAQLGVSKEVDIEGAARVGDLIYWTGSLGNNKDGEYKAPRNTVFTTSVSATGSATQLSYAHSYKKLRDQLVAWDEANGDRYGFAAGTADGEAPKQIDGFNVEGLEFAPGSTSTAYIGFRAPLVPPKDGGKALIVPVTNFDKVLSSGSAPVFGTAIELDLGGLSVRDLRKNSADQYLILAGSWAADDNSDPYALYEWDGVAGHAPVKRADLPTSDPGGWESVVAVPDLSVPGQRVQLITDSGSADLYGDGTEAKDLTHAEWKKSRAAWFTVS
- the sufU gene encoding Fe-S cluster assembly sulfur transfer protein SufU, with product MKLDSMYQEVILDHYKHPHGRGLRDGDAEVHHVNPTCGDEITLRVKYDGETIEDVSYEGQGCSISQASASVLNDLLVGKELSDARQIQETFLELMQSKGQIEPDDSMEEILEDAVAFAGVSKYPARVKCALLSWMAWKDATAQAFAEEAKSA
- a CDS encoding TetR/AcrR family transcriptional regulator — protein: MARRYDPDRRRRIIDAAIRVVGSKGIGGLSHRTVAAEADVPLGSTTYHFATLDELMVAALRQANEGFAKIVAARGAFRDPDRDLADELTAVLGEWLAGDRVGVELEYELYLAALRRPALRPVAAEWCEELAEAVADRTDPVTARALVALMDGIALQVLLTGGEFDAPYAREMLARLIP
- the sufC gene encoding Fe-S cluster assembly ATPase SufC, which translates into the protein MATLEIRDLHVTVEADNATKEILKGVDLTVKQGETHAIMGPNGSGKSTLAYSIAGHPKYTITQGTVTLDGEDVLEMSVDERARAGLFLAMQYPVEVPGVSVSNFLRSSATAIRGEAPKLRTWVKEVKSAMETLQMDPAFAERNVNEGFSGGEKKRHEILQMELLKPKVAILDETDSGLDVDALRQVSDGVNRVRETGEVGTLLITHYTRILRYIKPDFVHVFSAGKIVESGGPELADTLEAEGYEKYTKGGPVNGVNSGGAVA
- a CDS encoding cysteine desulfurase, whose translation is MTQLPGLLDTEAIRKDFPILDRVLHDGKKLVYLDNAATSQTPRQVLDAVDEYYTQHNANVHRGVHVLAEEATALYEGARDKVAAFINAPSRDEVIFTKNASESLNLVANMLGWADEPYKVDHETEIVITEMEHHSNIVPWQLLSQRTGAKLKWFGLTDDGRLDLSNINEVITEKTKIVSFVLVSNILGTHNPVEAIVRRAQEVGALVLIDASQAAPHMPLDVQALQADFVAFTGHKMCGPTGIGVLWGRQELLEDLPPFLGGGEMIETVSMHSSTYAPAPHKFEAGTPPISQAIALGAAIDYLNSIGMENIHRHEQVLTEYAVKRLQEVPDLKIIGPTTAEDRGAAISFTLGDIHPHDVGQVLDELGIAVRVGHHCARPVCLRYGIPATTRASFYLYSTPGEIDALVDGLEHVRNFFG
- a CDS encoding metal-sulfur cluster assembly factor, with the translated sequence MSENTAVEMKPASEEEVREALYDVVDPELGIDVVNLGLIYGIHIDDANIATIDMTLTSAACPLTDVIEDQAKSATDGIVNELRINWVWMPPWGPDKITDDGREQLRALGFNV
- a CDS encoding multidrug efflux SMR transporter, which gives rise to MGYVLLAGAIAAEVAATTAMKYSEGFSRLWPSLITVTGYVIAFVLLAQTLKTVQIGTAYAIWAGTGTAVIAAIGMIFLGEGLTAAKVAGIALVIGGVVLLNLGGAH
- a CDS encoding non-heme iron oxygenase ferredoxin subunit codes for the protein MSAFVRVCGLGELEEDTPKRVELDGTPVSVVRTEGEVFAINDICSHANVSLSEGEVEDCQIECWLHGSAFDLRTGKPSGLPATRPVPVYPVKIEGDDVLVSLSQES